The genomic window AGTAATTAAGGATATATTAAAGATATAGTATATGtctgtatttatacatatttgacACCTCCTTCAAATTTCTCAATTGCTCGCTAAATAAGTTTTTATGCATCTGAAGATGTGTGTATCATTCGTTATGCCAATTATAAGCACTTAattctttttaataaattttgttgctATACATTGCAATATTTATGATAAATGGAACGACATGCTGCCTTCATTCGCGGCAACTTTGAGCTTTTCTCGCATCACTTCCTGACTTGAATAATCAggcaattttaaataatttacacaTGTCATCACTGATGGTAAATATTCGTTTGGATTTTGATTACCATCAAGTGTTTTGCGCACAATTGTTAGCTGTGGTGTTAAAGACTTAAAACCTCCAGTCGGTAGTCGGGGTGAGCCGGTCACAAATTGTAAAAAAAGACGCTGCTCGTCACGATTATATGAAGAGAGGATATCATATAGATATTGTATCGCCTGGGAATCTTGGGTAAACCCATGGTCAGTACGGCAACAGTCTTGAAGCATTTTAACGTCCCATCGTTGGTAGTTGCAAGCACCAGAACCACAAAAAACATTTTCCAACTCTTCAGGATAAAACATACGCAGACGTTGTGTCGGGAAAACCGAGTCAAATCCTTCTCGTAGCGCCTCAAATTGTTTCTGCACGCCTTCAACAAGGAACCAATACGTCACCAATGAGATGTACTGATGTAGATTGTGAATTGTTACTGGCGTATCACGACCACCACGGCATAGTTCTATATTTGCATAGCCTGGTAAAACGAAATCCAATCCAAGATCAGCTATGAGGCATCCATCCAAATCCAGCGATTCAATCTTTTCAGTCTTTTCCATTGCATCAAATTTCGATTCGTTTAATATTTGATCGCGTTCAAGTACCACGTCCTGTAATCTTACCAATGTACTTTGCACTTCGGGTGCGACACGTGCCAAATCGGCTAAACCAACTGAATATTCTTCATTCAATAGCCAGCGGTAGAACGGTATTGAGAATGGTAGATCCAACATTCGACTATCCATAACAGCCTTAGCCATAAATTTTCCAAGGAATTTGAATTTTGCTTTGG from Eurosta solidaginis isolate ZX-2024a chromosome 3, ASM4086904v1, whole genome shotgun sequence includes these protein-coding regions:
- the LOC137247258 gene encoding E3 ubiquitin-protein ligase TRIP12-like gives rise to the protein MSGGQVCIIQQTLQPQQQQSPQQQQQLPQQQINNPQQQGVLQQTQQQQMNMKTKTALANMLNSRLGNSNGGAIQIQQQQQTMVVAAGGTPVPEQSLQQQQHPQKIIQHQVVVACNAPQSGMILHHNHQQQLQYQQRQLNMDQVGITSSPNDSALNMIIEHETQQNQSQLSQQLPRERGDRSPPEISDIVSSVATITTSTSMTYVNTPHGLFPMPLGKSSKLPQVSKAKAKFKFLGKFMAKAVMDSRMLDLPFSIPFYRWLLNEEYSVGLADLARVAPEVQSTLVRLQDVVLERDQILNESKFDAMEKTEKIESLDLDGCLIADLGLDFVLPGYANIELCRGGRDTPVTIHNLHQYISLVTYWFLVEGVQKQFEALREGFDSVFPTQRLRMFYPEELENVFCGSGACNYQRWDVKMLQDCCRTDHGFTQDSQAIQYLYDILSSYNRDEQRLFLQFVTGSPRLPTGGFKSLTPQLTIVRKTLDGNQNPNEYLPSVMTCVNYLKLPDYSSQEVMREKLKVAANEGSMSFHLS